The DNA sequence tcaattggttttcattatttatttttttatagttttttttcccttgttcATCCGACTCTTTGCACCTttggcgtcgctgacccccttctaaaaagcaaatcctcttaaagtctacaaatgtattgttattgctacttggtattcatcttttttctattcagcccttctcctatttatattccagtcttttattaaaatcaatgcatggttgctaggttaatttgcaccctagcaaccagattgctaaaaatacaaataaaaagccaaataacaaaaaccttaaataaaaaaacaaaaccaactgcaaattgtctcagaatatccctctctacatcataataaaagttctcaaaggtgaaccgcccctttaagacaGATAAGGGTCTGAGCTTTCCCATACGCCAAACCGAAAGCATTGCCCAGCCAATCAGCGTACGCAAGAAAAGTGACGTAACAGCGAGCGCAGTTCAAACCCGAAAAGCGCGAATCCCGGTTCTAGCGCATGCGCAAAGACTCCAACGTCACTGTAAGTGCAAGTAGCCACGCTTCAGTTATTACAAGCGCAAGTACTGGACAATGGAAGAAGAAACAGACGGACCCCCGTTCGATGACACGGCCGCTGTTGCTACTAACTGGATGTGCGACTTCATGTTCGCCAGCATGTGTTTCTACTTCAGAGAAGATCGAACGGAGGATTTCCAGAGAAGCACACACATGCTGGAATGTAAGCTATAGCAACGTCAGTCCTTCTCTCGGACTCTCTTATATGAGCGTCGGCAACAGAAACGCGCCGCTTCCGAGATTTTACTTCAGTTACATGGACCGCAAATTTGTGCGTATCGCCGAGGGGGCGGGATTAGCGGCGCGCAAAGTGACGTTGTTAAAGGCAACATCGGGTCTTGATTGGCTGAGGTCATTAGTGGCCGCCCACTTCTCTGCCCCGCCTCCGTCTGGCTTGATGAATGCATTTATACAGCGTTACTGGGTGGAACATGGCTGacaggaacccatagcaaccaatgaaatgcTTCATTTTAAACAGTGAACGCTGAATGTCCCTTTCTTGGTAactttcaaatggtcttcatatTTAGTTTTCATTGTGTTTGTCTTCTTTCCAGCTGTCAGATGGGGGGTTGGGATCAAgacagcaaaaaaatgtattgatttgtgAGGCTacgactttttattacttctctttcagttcaggccctttcctatacAATCTTCCATTCAAACCACTAGCAGGTTGTTAGGGTAAActagcccctagcaaccagatacctgccgAAAATCTGTTTTGCACCAACCTTCAGTCACAACCTAAAAACTGCACTGAACAAAATCACAGGCCCCAGTACATTTACCCATATACCCAGTAAGGTTTGTATTTATCATATAGGCAATGTGTGTGGAGTGGCAGCTTTGGGGACAGCACTCCAGTGCCTATGGTCCTCATGTCAATCACTGTTCTGTAGCAAAAAGAAGACCTGCACACATGTATTAAAGTATTAAACCCTTACAGTTTGGCAGCCAATAAGTGCAGACCCTGTGACATTGGCTTTCAACTCTAGCGTTATCCTATCCTATTCTCCTATACTTTCAACTCTAGCACTATCCTATCCTATCCTATGCTCCAAAAGATGGCTGCCTTGATTGCTGTAAAGCACCTACATTACCACAGTGAGaaagcacaatatatataaatgttgggAATATGAACTGGTATCCCAGAGTCCAAATATAATCACaatttaatgacatttttgtaCAATGACAGGGCTGCTAGAGGGTTCTCAAAAAATAGACGCTCACAGGAAGACAATACCTATTGCGCAGTTTCTTATGCGAGTGGCCGAAGGAAAAAATCTGGGTAAGTAATTCTTATCTTCTTTTAGCCCCTGGTGAAATCAGGGATCATGGCTGGATAAAGAGTTTAGGAGTACATGTAATTGTTAGTAGCAGCAGGTGTAAAGCATCTTGTGCAGGTATAgggtctcttatccagaatgctttggacctggacATTGATATTTATGTAATTCAGATCTCCAtaaccttaagtctgttaaaaccattaaagcattaaaaaacCAAAAGGAGTGTTTTgcctgcagcttagttaccatcatattgcactactgttttattattacagagggaaggtaaaaaaaaactaaaagaacagtagaattatttgctttgaaTGAGCTACATGGGAGGTGGTCTtcctgtaatccagagctttctggataatagatcccattcatataccagtctcccATCTAGTGTAAAGGGGCATGACCAGTGCAGCCTCTGCCTATAATACCCAGATGGGACCATAGCCAAACATCCAGAGGTGAGCAGAGTAGGGTTAGGCACCCCTAAACCACAGTTATCACCCAAATATAGCCCATGTACCATTGAAGTTAAACTGGTgtccagtttcttatccatgcTTAGTGATCTGGGCTATTAAAAAACAGCTCGTTGTCTTCTGTTTATGTACTTCAGTTCCTTGAGCATTACAACATATGTAATAGATAGTTTTTCAGTTAAACTGGGGGACAATTCTTCGGAAGAATATTCGCTAAGGCCATTTCCCATTAAATGTATTTGATGTACAAAAATTTCAAGGCGCTGATTTTTGAGCTATTTTACAGATTCTCAGTTTGACACAGATGAGAGCCTTACACCTTTAGAAACAGCTTTAATGACTTTTAATCAAATTGAAGAAGAGGAGGATCTGAAGCATCTCCATGAAGAAATTGAACTGCTTTTGAAAGTGCAGGTATTGTTGCTTTCTAGCAATCTGATTGCCTCTTGTAGCAGTTTATTATTTAGGCTATTTTACCAAATTATtgcctttgtttttaaaaaaagggcttatatatatattaacatttgaTTTATTGTTGGCTGCTCTTTCAGGTCTTAGCTGTGATGTTAGGAAAAGAtctgcttcttaaaggggttgtttatatCAGAACAGACTTGAAGTATAATGTACCGAGTGATATTTTTAGACATGTTGCAGTTTGcgtttattttgtattatttgtagtttttgtattatttcgtTTTTTGTTAAGCAGTTGTCTAGTTTGAAATTGTAGCaactatatggttgctagggtcttaattaccctagcaaccatgtagtggtgtgaatgagagactgcaagatgaataggacagggcctgaatagaaagatagttataaaaatgagcaatagcTATAAAACTGTaacttcacagagcaatagtttatgGGCttccggggtcagtgacccccattttaaagctagaaagaattagaagaaaaaaggcatgtcatttttaaaaactataaaaaattaaaaccaactgaaaagttgctaagaattggccattctataacacactcaaagtaaacttgaaggtgaactacccctttaataatggagGGATTTCCCATGGTCTCTCCTCTGTCATTATTGTTCAAGGTGCAAAACTGACACTAACTACAAAGTTCTACATAAGTTCTGTCCATCATCTTAGAGCAGAAAAGCAAGATACTGCAATCAAAGGTGTTAGCCACATGGTCTTGCCTTTTATCTCAAGGTCCCCTCTgtattaaagtagggatgcaccgaatccactattttggattcggccgaacccccgaatccttcgtgaaagattcggccgaatccgaaccctaatttgcatatgcaaagaccCAGCCCAAgcccttgcatatgcaaattaggggtgggaaggggaaaacatttttacttccttgttttctgacaaaaagtcacgtgatttccctccccgtccctaatttgcatatgcaaattagggtttgggttcggcctggcagaaggatttggccgaatccgaatcctgctgaaaaagcctgaatcctggatttggtgcatccctatattaaaGATATTCATAAATATGGAGAAGTCCttgctttatttacatgaatgcACATGTTTATAACCTAGCCAGAAAATATAATCCATATTTATAAAGGCAGAACAAGGGCTTGGGGTGGGTCTTTAATTAGGAAGACATAGTTTTGATATACAGTAGGTATTCTACTTTCCCCAATCGGCGTATGCTCATTTCCCCTACCTTGCCCTTCTTTTCTCACCtatatacaaattatacaaaatatatacatttttttctcccatgttgTCTTCCTTCCCATTTCAAGTCTTAGGATGGTGCCACATAGAGAGTCACACATCATGCAGAGTTTGACAGGCCTCTGGTCTTGTGTATATAGTAATATGTAACTACTGCTggtttcatttcattttacacCACTAGATGAAGAAATGTAGAGAAAATTCATCTCCTCCTGTCACTATTAAACAATTCCTGTGAGCAATCTATAGGAATGCATTTGCATGGTGTTACAATATTCTAATTTAACCCAGATGATTTAGTTTAATATCACAAATTACAAATGTTTGGATTTTGTTTACGATTACTAATGACAAGCATACagattttaaatatgtaattttacttTCTCTTTAAGGCAGTGGTCACTTGCATGGAAAAAGGAAGATTTAAGCTGTCCGCAGAAATCCTCGACAGACTTTTTAAAGAATCTGGGTCAAACAAGGTAGAGTAATTGCTCTGAATAAATAGTGTAACCGGCTCACAAAACCAAACTTAGTATGAAAGGTAAAAACACATTATAGTTTTAGGGAATccttaaatacaataataaaggcTCAACTTTTCATGATGTAATGTGAGTTAGTGATGCTGGAAGGCACAAAGAAGAGTTTTAACTTGATGGACAGTTGTCTTTTTCCAACCAACTGTGGGCTTCATATTGTGACCTGTTCATTGGACAGTGGGTATAGTGCCAGAATATtgccttgtgtgtttttttttttttttttttttttttatgtttgcaaaAACAGAATTACACttattttatcttaaaggaaaactataccccccaaaatgaacacttaagcaacagatagttcatatcatattaagtggcatattaaagaatcttaccaaactggaatatatatttaagtaaatattgcccttttacatctcttgccttgagccactatttcgtgatggtctctgtgctgcctcagagatcacctgaccagaaatacttcaactctaactgtaacaggaaaaagtgtggaagcaaaagacacaactctgtctgttaattggctcatgtgacctaacatgtatggtttgttggtatgtttgagtacagtgaatcctacgatcccagggggcggcccttattttttaaaatggcaattttctatttacgattacccaatggcacatactactagaaaagtatattattatgaaaatggtttatttacatgaagcaggattttacatatgagctgttttatgcaatatctttttatagagacctacattgtttggggggtatagttttcctttaagtgccaccAAATGTAGAATCTATGGCACCTAGTGCCCGTGccatatattttatgtttctggTTGGCTCTTGGATCTGTGTCACATGCTTGCTTACATGGCAACACATGGGATAGGCCAAAGACCTGACTGCAGAACAGAACGGCTAAATATATTCCAGCCCACAAACATTTTGTCTGAATACTACTTGGAAAAAGTTGTGTAGCACCGCATAATAATCCTCCCTTTTACCACCAATCTCTTTCTCTTATCTTTGTGATATTTTTTAGCTGGTTTCTCTCCTGCACTTTATATAGTCTGTTAGTTTTACTTTTCCTATGAACTTAGGGCATATTTActtaaaagtgtgtttttttcccccccccttgAACTCTATACGGAGGAGGTGACGTAGACAATGAGATACAAAAGTGGctgctgtatataatataaaattctcTTGGAGAAAGTTCATTTTTCATTCGTCTTGTTAAAGTGGGCATATTCACTGGAGAAATGTCACTTTCCTCTTAGTAAATTGTCAAAAGCAAAATGCATAAATGTGCtcttgccctgcacaggtaaaaatattgttttgcagcCATTTAAGATGAATAGGACCAGGTGCAGCCATATAATCTGAATAGGGCTAAATGGAACATGTTAAACAGGAGATAACCTATAAACTCTGTAAAATACAATTGGTTTAGCTCTTGCGTAGGCAGATAAGCAAGGGTCAAATGTCTATAAAGGAAAacctttctaattaaaaaaaacaacttaaataatATTTCTGAAGATGCTTGATCaacagatttaatttttaaattaagaaaaactCACTTTTTGGTATTTATGATGCTTTAAGAGCTACTCAGAATCCTGGGTTTGGTGCATTTTGTGCTAAATCGAAATGTGTTGCAGATGTCTCTGCTGGGAacatttatcaaagtgaaaaCCTCAGAATATAACTTTTTTCTATGTCCTGCCCAGTACAGACACATCTGAAATGTTGTAACATCAGAGCAGTAATGAGCTGTTTTCTATCAAGCTCCTTTAAATGCAGTTATGCTGAGCAACCACAAGGTGTCAGCAGTCAAAACATCTGCCACTGGGTATctatttcattttgtattttctttaaaagatATCCTTagcaaaatgaggtttaatggcATCAAACTCTCTATGTTTCTCCAGCGCCATCCTTGGTTATCCGTGGCGTCCTGAATTTGGATGTATCATTACAGAAATAGTTACGTGAATCTATTTCTAATTCACGCATCGGAATGTAAAGAACGCAGTGTTTTATACGACAGATACACTGGATGGTGCATGGGTTATTTCATTGGACATGGATACACTTTCATAATAAGGGTGTGCAGTCTGCTACCTCTGTCTAGACCAAGAGCCAGCTTGTCTGTGggtttttctaaaacaaacatttatatcccttaaaggaaaaagaaatccCCTCTCTTTTTGGTAAACTCATTCAGTTCATGGCTTATGTAGAGATGGTCCATAAGTGCTATGTGGCCTCTTGACTTGCACAGACCATTTATCCACCCTTTCAAGCTGGCAGACATTCAATCCTTCATgtccttttagggtaagggcacaccggcagatttggggagattagtcgccgcggtgcctcacgaggaaactttggacgacttcggaaagaCTGTCAGGGAGactgtcgccccgaagaagaggagatttgtcgccgggtcgactaatctccccgaatctgcccgtgtgcccttaccctcacTTTCCAGGGAAGCTGTGCACCTCCCACTATGGAAAACAGAGGGGCTTcaagcaaataactaaaaaacaaatctttatttctgagagatagtgtttatgcaccttccAGCCCAACTGGATGAGCTAATTTCAAAAAGGGGGTATTCTTTCCCTTTACGATAAATAGAATTTTCAGCTCCTGATTAATCAAGACTACTCTTTCCATCCAAAACAGGAATATCTCCCTACTGTGACtgcagtcatatatatatatgtgtcataAGGGATTCTTTTCCCCAATCCACATCATAGGCCATTTCACATGCCGTATAAATGACTGTACGTGTTGCATAGTTTATATGGACCAGACATCGAGATTGGTCCTCATATGAGCACATTGTGGCTCTTAAATCAGCAATTAAGACTAGCATTTTGCCAAAATCTGGTCATGGGATCCATATAGTCAGAGGTTTAAGGGTTGTGATGTTCTTATGTAAAGAGGCAATGTAAGTTTAGAAACTGGAAACCTTGGCACTGCAAGGGTTACATTTGGAATGTGACCAGTTGTTTGCAGTACTACTTGatttaattctgatttttatttatagagaCATTATGATGATCTGCTCAAGTGAAAACTGCTAGTATTGTGAAATTGTATGTTTACAATTCATAGACAATGGTTACTTGgttacattaaaaatattttatttatctaaaGGTCGTAACGGTTTATCCAGCCTCTACTAATACATCTATTTCTTGGCAATGAATCT is a window from the Xenopus laevis strain J_2021 chromosome 6L, Xenopus_laevis_v10.1, whole genome shotgun sequence genome containing:
- the LOC108704836 gene encoding telomeric repeat-binding factor 1-like, which gives rise to MEEETDGPPFDDTAAVATNWMCDFMFASMCFYFREDRTEDFQRSTHMLEWLLEGSQKIDAHRKTIPIAQFLMRVAEGKNLDSQFDTDESLTPLETALMTFNQIEEEEDLKHLHEEIELLLKVQAVVTCMEKGRFKLSAEILDRLFKESGSNKYLRMKLTMLIEKKDPYHEFLQNFTYAQMMKKIKSYIALKMKERPSVFLLKE